In Lolium rigidum isolate FL_2022 chromosome 3, APGP_CSIRO_Lrig_0.1, whole genome shotgun sequence, the genomic window CTTATAAAATAGTTTCACAATCATAATTTACTTGGATTTCAGACTAATTCTTTAGTTCTGAAGCTCATGAAAGTAGTACTGTATCAGGCAACATATGTTAGTCCAGACTGAAACTTAGCACTGTATTGTAATTTGTAAGTAACCCATCAATATATTGCAATTCAAGGAACCTTCTCACACCTTCCACTAATGTACATTTACAAACGACATGAACAATCTGAACatccaaacagaaaagaaaaaaaaaatcaaacccaTTGAGAGATGCCATTCCAAGCTTCAAATCACTCTGGCATCTGTTGACCACAGCACATTCTGACAGTCTTTATGCCACCATATATTTATGTATATATGGCTCTGAGACTGCCGCATGGCACAAACATATCTGTACTTAACAACCTATATTTATCGTACAAACCCGTACTGTAATTGCACACTTAACCGAGTAACTTAATTATAAGGAGAAGGAACTGAAGCTTTGCAGGTGCAGACATGTTGGCTGCTGGCTCAGGCTTATCAGTTCATCCTTTTCTTGCTCATTGCCGCTGCTGCTGTGAACCTGGGTTCCTTGTCCTGGAACTTCTGCTCAAGGTACACGTCCATGTAGTCGCCGAACGAGAAGCTCGGGTAGTCGGCGCCGGTGCTGGAGTCGTCGGCGGCGGGAATTGCAGGCGCGATGCTGGCTGCGCGTGCCGGGTTGTAGAAGGAAGCGATGGAACGGCGGTTGCCTTCGCGGATGGCCAAAACGCGGTGCCACGCGCTCTTGTACCGGCCATTGCTCATCACCTGCGATTAAGTTGCTTGCAGTGAGCAATTCTGGTGTGAACTTGGGTAAAAATACTTTTAACATTTCAAATTGCAGTGAGTGGTTCTtgtctaaaattgggcacaaaaaccTTCTGGATTCAGAGCTCAAATTTTTTGAGGTGGTTTCTTGGGTTGACCCATATAAATATTTTTATAGTAGCTTCTCCAGATCACAAAGCAAAGAAGGTAAGGTAAGCATCATAATTCAACTGTACACTGCGACTAATTAAGTGTGTGTTAATTAACGTGAGCTTCACAAGTCCACCAAGACCAGCAATACTCAACATACCTCCATCTGGTCGCCGGTGTTGATAACGATGGCGTTCTCGACGGGCTGGACGTCGGCCCAGAGGCCGTCGCGGCCGAGCACCTGCAGTCCGCCGACGCGGTCATCCTGGAAGAGCAGGATGAGGCCGCCGGCATCGGTGTGGGCGCGCAGCCCGTCCACCATCTCCGGCCGCGGGCACGGCGGGTAGTGGCTCACCTTGGTGCCGTAGAAGGCCTCGAAGTCACCATCCTTGGAGAAGACCTTCGTGATGTGCCCTTCCTCTAGCCCGAGAAGCTCCTCCATGACGCCCAGCATCTTCAACGCTAGCTTCTTCAGCTCCCTCCTGTACTCCATCATCGTCTCCCTGCAAGCGCACATACATGATCGAGAATTAATGACCCAGCAAATTAAGGCATCTGATGGCAGTTAATTTGTCACACTGGACACTGCCACACTTACTTGAAGGTTGGAGGGATGGATGGCCATGGCATGTCGTCCTGGAGGGTGAAGACATCCTCCCAGTCCATGCCTTCGACCTTCCTCATGGCAAGGCCTTCGCCTTCCTCGTCCACCAGGGCGGCGAGGGCCTTGACCGCGGGGTTGGACGTGTTGAACCCCTCCTCGCGAAGCTTGTAGCAGTCGTTGCACACCTTCTTCACCCTCTCCAGCAGCTCATCAGGGATGCCAGTGTTCACAAGCTGCTTCACAAAATCCTCTCATGAGTATCACGGAGCATTGGCATCCTTTACTGAACATTTATTGAACAGCTATGAGTATGCCTACCTGGAAGAACCCCCACTCCTCGAACCCGGCGGCGATCTCCGCCATAGCGGCCGCCCTGTCATCGCCGTCAAGCCTGGAGAAGTCGATGACTGGAATCGCCATTGCACTCCGCAGTGTGTCGATTAGGTGGCTACCAACAATGGCTCTGGAACTTGGAGAGTAGGAGAAGAAGGGAGATGGTGTTGAAGCTGTGAAGCTAAGCCCCCTTTTATAACTGTGGCAAGGTAGGTGTCAAATCTTAATTTATTCACCACAATATTCTTCCCTGTGGGAAAGCCATAGCCTCAATTAAGAGGGGTTTGAAACTTTGAATTGGTTTACAAGGCAGAGGCATCGTATCATTCTGGCCGGTGTTTACTTTGGTTCTTGCGATGCGAGTTTTGTTTTTAATTAGCGTGTGATCGATGGCTAGTTTGGGCTCTTGGGATTATAGAAACGCGTTGTACCCTGTAGGGTCAATTTAGGGGAGAGTCAGATGAGATCACGAGAAATCATTCATCGTGTGCAGCTGCAGCTGCCGCAACTCAATTATAGACCGACGTGTAGGACGGTTAGCCCGTGTCGAAACAGATTTTGCTTATTTTTGTTAGGTCATATTTGTCTTTCTCAACTGCTAGATGTAGGTCTTGTACTCTAGAAAATTTGGGTCTTGTATAGGACTATGTATAAAAAGAAAATACAGGCCTTGTACAGTGAAGAATTGGAAGTTCGTCCTTTACTGGATGCAAatggttgctcaggacttctttttctaGCCTACTATGTGGCGCCATATTAATAGGATTGCTAATGTTTAGTACTCTAATGTCCATCTTTTTTCTTTAGTTGATATTTATCTCAACCTTATCTGATCCATGATTGTAATAATTGAATGATATAATTGTACATTGCAATAAAAGAAAGGACGTgttcatctattgatgcagaggttgAGGTGCTGctctcattttgaaaaaaaaaatcattaccGTGAGCTCAAGGAGTGGAAGGTGATTGATGACCGTTTTGAGAAAAAAAACTCAGACTATGCAtaagagattaacatagctagtaacacacATGCATGTGAGATCATATTTTCAGCCTGTACGTCGCTCTCTCCCAAGGTGCATGAAGGTTGTGGAAGCGGGAAGGGTTGGAACTTGCCATGGAGCATAAGCATAACTTGCTTCCTATCATTGTGAACTCCGGCTGCCTCCTGGTTATTTCTGTTGCTATGGACAAGACGTTGGTTCGATCACCCTATTTAACTATTATCTCAGACATTGAGCTTTTAGCTAGTGAAGGCAGAATTTGTAAAAGTGGACCGCTCGGAGGTTGGGGCTCTTAACTTCCGACGAGTGGTACGTGGACGTCTGAGGTTGCGGCGGGAGGGGCCGGGGGGCGGGGACGGTATGGATCGTCGTCACcggctatatatacatcttgtaagccgtcggctagggtttatcacattATAAGATAACCTACGGCGCTTGTAAGCACTCCCGATATAATGAAGTTTTGTTGGTTGGCGCCTGCGCCTTTTCCCCTCTGTGTTGGAGGGATTTTCAATGTTAAAACGTGTCTCTCCCGCTGCGATttccttttcgttcttcgttattgctTGTTGCGTTTATAATAGATAGATTTGCTTTCTGGATTGGAATTAGCCCTGATGTTCAGGAGCTAAACCGCGAGCTTATTTTAACCCTTTCTTTTCAATAAACGTCTATTTTACCCGCAAATTAAAGTAACACACATGcatgtcacctaggtagaaaaGATGGCATGGAAAataattaaagatgagagagatAGTTGGGGTAACATAATGTGTTACCATCACATAAGTCTACCAAAAAAATAgttctacaaaataataaataaaactCTCTATGTTATCCCACTGATGATGCTAACCACTATGGTGGTAGTAACTGTAAACTAGTACTCTTCACCATGGCCAGCCTTAGTAGTAATTGTTTTGATAAAGGGAAGTATATTAGTATGAAGACAATATCTACAACACATCAATATCAACAGCAAGTTGAGACATCGAGATAAATTATTAAAaagaataaaacaaaaaaaatgacatCGTAGTGTCATGTGATAAAAGTCACGcaacaacatcaacatcaacCACTACCCTAGACAACACAGGGGCTACGTGAAATGTTATCCAAAAGCAACGTCTTCACGAAGGAAACAATGTGTAACCATCGCCATCACCAGATCCAGTCATAAGAAGCAAGATCCTAGGTTTTGACTCTGGAGATTGGGTAACCCGTGCAATTCCTTCAAGAAGAAAAAGATGCATAAACATTATCATTGCCCGGTACAAGCCTCACTAGTAGTCGTAAACACAATTCCTTGTCCTAGATGATGAATTTATCTATCAATGTTTTACCCACTAGTCTCACAAAAAGTTCATGTCATGCTTATTTGAGGTACCTAATGGCGCACAAAAAATGATGGACTACCAATCCATTTTTTGGCAAAATGATGAACATAAATGAAAATATTGGTTCACAAGGTGGATTATTATGTGCAGACAGA contains:
- the LOC124699642 gene encoding 1-aminocyclopropane-1-carboxylate oxidase-like, producing the protein MAIPVIDFSRLDGDDRAAAMAEIAAGFEEWGFFQLVNTGIPDELLERVKKVCNDCYKLREEGFNTSNPAVKALAALVDEEGEGLAMRKVEGMDWEDVFTLQDDMPWPSIPPTFKETMMEYRRELKKLALKMLGVMEELLGLEEGHITKVFSKDGDFEAFYGTKVSHYPPCPRPEMVDGLRAHTDAGGLILLFQDDRVGGLQVLGRDGLWADVQPVENAIVINTGDQMEVMSNGRYKSAWHRVLAIREGNRRSIASFYNPARAASIAPAIPAADDSSTGADYPSFSFGDYMDVYLEQKFQDKEPRFTAAAAMSKKRMN